One region of Qipengyuania sp. SS22 genomic DNA includes:
- a CDS encoding YqaE/Pmp3 family membrane protein, with product MAILILIATILLPPLGVAAKHGLGKTALLNLVLTLLGYIPGLIHGLYVNYAK from the coding sequence ATGGCAATTCTCATTCTTATCGCGACCATCCTGCTGCCCCCGCTCGGCGTCGCCGCCAAACACGGGCTCGGCAAGACCGCGCTGCTCAATCTGGTGCTGACGCTGCTGGGCTATATCCCCGGCCTGATCCACGGATTGTATGTAAACTACGCCAAGTAG
- a CDS encoding isopropylmalate isomerase produces MTKKLSGKAAIAGAIGSAAVAAALLYANKRKERKRGPKQPGPIPSGENPETD; encoded by the coding sequence ATGACCAAGAAGCTTTCCGGAAAAGCCGCCATTGCCGGGGCCATCGGCTCCGCCGCCGTCGCCGCTGCACTGCTGTATGCCAACAAGCGCAAAGAGAGGAAGCGGGGGCCCAAACAGCCCGGTCCGATTCCTTCGGGGGAAAATCCCGAAACAGATTGA
- the leuC gene encoding 3-isopropylmalate dehydratase large subunit, which yields MASKPRTLYEKIWDQHVVERREDGTCLIYIDRHLVHEVTSPQAFEALRLAGRTVRRPDLTLAVPDHNLPTSPRVAADGSRIPIEDAQSAAQLAALERNAPSFGIDYIDAIAPAQGIVHVVGPEQGFSLPGATIVCGDSHTAAHGGVGALAFGIGTSEVEHVLATQTLQLRRSKAMEIRVEGRLGPGVTPKDLILHIIGVIGTAGGTGYVIEYRGAVFEEMSVEGRLTVCNMSIEGGARAGLIAPDDTVFDYLRGRPYAPQGEAWDRAVAWWRTLKTDDGAEFDKSVVIDAAAIEPTVSWGTSPEDVVPVGGTVPSPDSYADPSKREAARKSLEYMGLEPGTPIEDIPVENIFIGSCTNSRIEDLRAAAKVLEGRTKAPNVRWAIAVPGSGLVKRQAEAEGLDKIFTDAGFEWREPGCSACLAMNPDKVPPGERCASTSNRNFVGRQGPGSRTHLVSPAMAAAAAVTGRLADVRKLTPCQAADG from the coding sequence ATGGCCAGCAAACCGCGCACACTTTATGAGAAGATCTGGGACCAGCACGTTGTCGAACGGCGTGAGGACGGGACCTGCCTGATCTATATCGACCGGCACCTCGTGCATGAGGTCACCAGCCCGCAGGCGTTCGAAGCGCTGCGGCTGGCGGGCCGCACGGTGCGCCGCCCCGACCTGACGCTGGCGGTACCCGACCACAATCTGCCCACATCGCCGCGCGTAGCCGCCGATGGATCGCGCATCCCGATCGAGGATGCGCAAAGCGCCGCGCAGCTCGCGGCGCTGGAGCGCAATGCCCCGTCCTTCGGGATCGACTATATCGATGCCATCGCGCCCGCGCAGGGGATCGTCCATGTGGTCGGCCCCGAACAGGGCTTCTCGCTGCCGGGCGCAACCATCGTATGCGGCGACAGCCATACGGCGGCGCATGGCGGCGTCGGCGCGCTCGCTTTCGGTATCGGAACCAGCGAGGTCGAGCATGTGCTGGCAACGCAAACGCTCCAGTTGCGCCGATCCAAAGCGATGGAAATTCGCGTCGAAGGCCGGCTGGGTCCGGGCGTAACGCCCAAGGATTTGATCCTCCATATCATCGGCGTGATCGGCACTGCGGGCGGGACCGGTTATGTGATCGAATATCGCGGCGCAGTGTTCGAGGAGATGAGCGTCGAGGGCCGCCTGACGGTGTGCAACATGAGCATCGAGGGCGGCGCGCGCGCGGGCCTGATCGCGCCCGACGACACCGTGTTCGATTACCTGCGCGGCCGCCCCTACGCGCCGCAAGGCGAAGCCTGGGACCGTGCGGTCGCCTGGTGGCGGACGCTAAAGACCGATGACGGGGCCGAGTTCGACAAGAGCGTGGTGATCGACGCGGCTGCGATCGAACCGACGGTCAGCTGGGGGACCAGCCCCGAAGATGTCGTCCCCGTGGGCGGCACCGTCCCCTCGCCCGACAGTTACGCCGACCCGTCGAAACGCGAGGCGGCACGCAAGAGCCTCGAATATATGGGCCTCGAACCGGGTACTCCGATCGAGGATATCCCGGTCGAGAACATCTTTATCGGCAGCTGCACCAACAGCCGGATCGAGGATTTGCGCGCGGCGGCAAAGGTGCTTGAAGGCCGCACAAAGGCACCCAACGTGCGCTGGGCGATCGCCGTCCCGGGATCGGGGCTGGTCAAGCGGCAGGCCGAGGCCGAGGGACTCGACAAGATCTTCACCGATGCCGGATTCGAATGGCGCGAACCGGGATGTTCCGCCTGTCTGGCGATGAACCCCGACAAGGTCCCGCCGGGCGAACGCTGCGCCTCGACCAGCAATCGCAATTTCGTCGGCCGGCAGGGTCCGGGGTCGCGCACGCATCTCGTCAGCCCGGCGATGGCCGCCGCCGCCGCCGTTACCGGGCGGCTCGCCGATGTCCGCAAGCTCACCCCTTGCCAAGCAGCCGACGGCTGA
- a CDS encoding sterol desaturase family protein — MNFLVPALIVFATVVAMEWVAWASHKYIMHGFGWGWHRDHHEPHDNLLEKNDLYAIVGAAMSISMFAWGSPLVAGAAAWWPATWIGLGILFYGIIYTLVHDGLVHQRYFRWVPKQGYAKRLVQAHKLHHATVGKEGGVSFGFLLARDPAKLKADLRRQREAGIAVVRESAGA, encoded by the coding sequence ATGAACTTCCTCGTCCCCGCCCTGATCGTGTTCGCGACCGTCGTCGCGATGGAATGGGTCGCCTGGGCGAGCCACAAATACATCATGCATGGGTTCGGCTGGGGGTGGCACCGCGACCACCACGAGCCGCATGACAATTTGCTCGAAAAGAATGATCTCTACGCCATCGTCGGCGCCGCGATGAGCATTTCGATGTTCGCGTGGGGCAGCCCGCTGGTCGCGGGCGCGGCGGCGTGGTGGCCGGCAACGTGGATCGGGCTGGGCATCCTGTTCTACGGGATCATCTACACGCTGGTGCACGATGGGCTGGTCCACCAGCGCTATTTCCGCTGGGTGCCCAAGCAGGGCTATGCCAAGCGACTGGTGCAGGCGCACAAGCTGCACCATGCGACGGTGGGCAAGGAAGGCGGGGTCAGCTTCGGCTTCCTCCTCGCGCGCGATCCGGCCAAGCTCAAGGCCGATCTCAGGCGCCAGCGCGAAGCAGGGATCGCCGTGGTTCGCGAAAGCGCCGGGGCCTGA
- a CDS encoding YbaN family protein has translation MPRGSRPVELKRPIYKGLGFLAVGLGAVGAALPIMPTVPFLLLAVYFFARSSPELEQKILDHPHWGPHVKDWRERRAISRRSKTMAIGAMATGAVFTWYTLGHPWYWISVAVLVICGSWIATRNE, from the coding sequence ATGCCGCGCGGATCGCGGCCGGTTGAGTTGAAGCGGCCGATCTACAAGGGCCTCGGCTTCCTGGCCGTCGGGCTTGGCGCCGTGGGCGCAGCGCTGCCGATCATGCCGACGGTGCCTTTCCTCCTGCTGGCGGTCTATTTCTTTGCCCGGTCGAGCCCCGAACTCGAACAGAAGATCCTCGATCATCCGCATTGGGGGCCGCACGTGAAGGACTGGCGCGAGCGCCGCGCGATCAGCCGTCGTTCGAAGACCATGGCGATCGGCGCGATGGCCACCGGCGCGGTCTTCACCTGGTATACGCTGGGCCACCCCTGGTACTGGATTTCAGTGGCGGTGCTGGTGATCTGCGGGAGCTGGATCGCCACGCGCAACGAATAG
- a CDS encoding acyl-CoA thioesterase produces MSAKPFTFPIKVLPDDIDFMGHVNNARYLNWVQDTVLAHWQKLAPAEEVASKAWVALKHEITYRRPAFLDDDVIAETVLEKIAGARSFYNTVIRRGEDVLAEVQSMWCCIDAESLRPARISREVAETFFGLPRKQEPQTGE; encoded by the coding sequence ATGTCAGCAAAGCCATTCACCTTTCCGATCAAGGTCCTGCCCGACGATATCGATTTCATGGGGCACGTGAACAACGCGCGCTACCTGAACTGGGTGCAGGATACCGTCCTCGCGCATTGGCAGAAACTTGCCCCGGCCGAGGAGGTCGCCAGCAAGGCGTGGGTCGCGCTCAAGCATGAAATCACCTATCGCCGTCCGGCCTTCCTCGATGATGATGTGATTGCCGAAACGGTGCTCGAAAAGATCGCCGGCGCGCGCAGTTTCTACAATACGGTGATTCGCCGCGGCGAAGACGTGCTGGCCGAAGTGCAGAGCATGTGGTGTTGCATCGATGCCGAAAGCTTGCGGCCCGCGCGCATCAGCCGCGAAGTTGCCGAGACTTTCTTCGGCCTCCCGCGCAAGCAGGAACCGCAAACGGGCGAGTAG
- a CDS encoding N-acyl homoserine lactonase family protein, which translates to MSPKSALLAMVLAGIAAPAIAQETPAVELWRLDCGSIELSDTAPFSDTHLYDGEPRMLADSCYLVRNGDRYLLWDAGLPAALKGTSASQWVFTSRLEVTIAEQLADIGLAPADITFLGVSHYHDDHIGQAAAFPDAELLIGSGDAAAVTSGKMDATRAQLAPWLGEGATGKVTRVAGDHDVFGDGSVSIVAAHGHTPGHKALVVRLPRMGTYMLTGDLYHFEEQIENRGVPTFNTDRADTLAAMHRFDQMADTLDATIVIQHDPRHLDRLPTFPESAK; encoded by the coding sequence ATGTCGCCGAAATCAGCATTGCTGGCCATGGTGCTGGCGGGCATCGCCGCGCCGGCCATCGCGCAGGAGACCCCGGCGGTCGAACTGTGGCGGCTCGATTGCGGATCGATCGAACTGAGCGATACCGCACCTTTTTCCGACACCCATCTCTACGATGGCGAGCCCCGGATGCTGGCCGACAGCTGCTATCTCGTCCGCAATGGCGACCGCTATCTGCTGTGGGATGCCGGGCTGCCCGCCGCACTCAAGGGCACGAGCGCCAGCCAGTGGGTCTTCACTTCCCGCCTCGAAGTGACAATTGCCGAACAATTGGCGGACATCGGGCTGGCCCCGGCGGATATCACTTTCCTTGGCGTGAGCCATTACCATGACGACCACATCGGCCAGGCGGCCGCGTTTCCCGATGCCGAATTGCTGATCGGGAGCGGCGACGCGGCGGCGGTCACATCGGGCAAGATGGATGCCACGCGCGCGCAGCTTGCCCCGTGGCTGGGCGAAGGCGCGACCGGCAAGGTCACCCGTGTAGCGGGCGATCACGATGTCTTCGGCGATGGCTCGGTCAGCATCGTCGCCGCGCACGGTCATACGCCGGGGCACAAGGCGCTGGTGGTCAGGCTGCCGCGCATGGGCACCTATATGCTCACCGGCGACCTGTATCATTTCGAAGAGCAGATCGAGAACCGCGGCGTGCCCACATTCAACACCGACCGCGCCGATACGCTGGCCGCGATGCACCGCTTCGACCAGATGGCCGACACTCTCGATGCGACGATCGTGATCCAACACGATCCGCGTCACCTCGACCGCCTGCCCACCTTCCCCGAAAGCGCCAAGTAA